Proteins co-encoded in one Ziziphus jujuba cultivar Dongzao chromosome 9, ASM3175591v1 genomic window:
- the LOC132799413 gene encoding protein FAR-RED IMPAIRED RESPONSE 1-like, translated as MEMRGQDAELLKEYFLTKQERDPSFMFEIDTDDECIKLKRYFWSDSVCRRAYGCFGDVVVFDTTYNTNQYGMIFAPLVGVNNHGQTVIFACAFLSDERTEFFVWLFELLKKSMPANTPKMIITDQDPAMTKVVAQSLPNTSHKYWIFTRIKHCIWESECLKKFERKSASIIEKVNLHDNEWLKSIFELRSRWVPAYVNHVFSVGMSSSQCAESPHAFFKIYFLKKNLLMDFILRFNRALAHQRHEDLSADHIDINEKPVLKLPLEMEKQMAKIYTCKIFYKFQDELWHSLVTMPQIVSENDTHKMDTV; from the exons ATGGAAATGCGAGGACAAGATGCAGAACTATTGAAAGAATATTTCCTAACAAAGCAAGAAAGGGATCCATCATTTATGTTTGAAATAGATACAGATGATGAATGTATTAAATTGAAGCGTTATTTTTGGTCTGATTCGGTTTGTAGAAGAGCTTATGGATGTTTTGGTGATGTTGTGGTATTTGATACAACTTACAACACTAATCAGTATGGTATGATATTTGCACCTTTGGTTGGGGTTAACAATCATGGTCAAACAGTGATATTTGCATGTGCATTCTTAAGCGATGAAAGAACtgaattttttgtttggttatttgAGCTATTAAAGAAGAGCATGCCTGCAAACACCCCAAAGATGATTATCACCGATCAAGATCCTGCAATGACAAAAGTTGTAGCTCAGAGCTTACCGAATACATCCCACAAGTATT GGATTTTTACAAGGATCAAACACTGCATTTGGGAATCAGAATGTCTGAAaaagtttgaaagaaaatcgGCTTCTATCATCGAAAAGGTGAACCTACATGACAATGAATGgttaaagtcaatatttgaaCTACGTTCAAGATGGGTGCCAGCATATGTTAATCATGTATTCTCAGTTGGAATGTCAAGTAGCCAATGTGCAGAAAGCCCTCATGCATTTTTCAAGATTtactttttgaagaaaaatttattaatggattttatacttCGATTTAATAGGGCACTTGCACATCAACGTCACGAAGACTTAAGTGCTGATCATAttgatattaatgagaagcCTGTTTTGAAACTGCCATTGGAAATGGAGAAGCAAATGGCTAAGATATACACATGCaagattttttataagtttcaaGATGAGTTGTGGCATAGCTTAGTAACAATGCCACAAATTGTTAGTGAAAATGATACACATAAAATGGATACAGTCTAG